In Gemmatimonadales bacterium, the following proteins share a genomic window:
- a CDS encoding matrixin family metalloprotease: MRRFVLPVVTLGLLLLVLVDRISPVFRQIGERGAGVQSTATGTATPDVRASRQNARAGTPGEDRLARLAARQQLTREAAATYLDSLILSTDSVVRRWPDRFGKPIRVAIVEGGVDGYDSRMAGYVHEALDRWEATGIGIRFWVVTDTAAADVVVRWIDHFDFDRAGQTDLTWDQSGRVRRAFISLALRTNAAVSLPDAALLAVAVHETGHALGLPHSSDSNDVMFPATRTGTLSDRDRRTAAVLYRLPPGPVRDVLADGH, encoded by the coding sequence ATGCGCCGATTCGTCCTTCCGGTCGTCACCCTCGGACTCCTGCTCCTCGTCTTGGTCGACCGGATCTCCCCCGTGTTCCGGCAGATCGGCGAGCGCGGCGCGGGGGTGCAATCCACTGCAACCGGTACGGCCACCCCCGATGTCCGGGCCAGCAGGCAGAATGCACGAGCCGGCACGCCCGGCGAGGACCGGCTCGCCCGCCTGGCCGCCCGGCAGCAGCTCACCCGGGAAGCCGCCGCCACCTATCTCGACTCGCTGATTCTGAGCACCGATTCCGTCGTCCGGCGATGGCCGGACCGCTTCGGCAAGCCGATCCGGGTCGCCATCGTCGAGGGCGGGGTGGACGGCTACGACTCCAGGATGGCCGGCTACGTGCACGAGGCACTCGACCGATGGGAAGCCACCGGCATCGGGATCCGCTTCTGGGTCGTGACCGATACCGCCGCCGCCGACGTGGTCGTGCGCTGGATCGACCACTTCGACTTCGATCGCGCGGGGCAGACCGATCTCACCTGGGACCAGTCCGGGCGGGTACGCCGGGCCTTCATCTCCCTCGCGCTCAGGACCAACGCCGCGGTATCGCTGCCGGACGCTGCCCTGCTCGCGGTCGCGGTCCACGAGACCGGGCACGCCCTCGGCCTCCCCCACTCCTCCGACTCCAACGACGTCATGTTTCCCGCGACCCGGACCGGCACGCTCTCGGACCGGGATCGTCGGACGGCGGCGGTGCTCTACCGCCTGCCGCCTGGGCCGGTGCGCGACGTGCTGGCGGACGGCCACTGA
- a CDS encoding MMPL family transporter: MDRFAQALVRWRWVVLGVWAVIGAVAAVRAPATPGLLNIRGGSARETEASRTEDLLNSRFSRPIGEFYAVTLEGPASFEAPGPRLALDSLLAALRRQPYIRGLVSYVSTNDTTFLSRDRRATFVIVALKAARGDSAGALVTPVRTLVQATLARTPEAAGIRARVTGRAPLDLDVRTVVTRDSAKGEERLLPLTLVILVLAFGALVAAALPLIVGVMAIAISLAIIGVVARFTPMSVFVLNMTTMIGLGVGIDYSLLVVTRFREELARGTRRREAAARTLATAGRAVITSGLTVVVGFGALLLTPLIETRSVGIGGLIVVAVAVLLSITLLPALLAVLGREIDRPRWLARRLAWYHAPQTWEKWARTLARHPVRALLYGGAVIGLLTLPVFWIRIGLPSRHWWPVGTEAGEGLDALSRMGVAGYIQPIRVLVELPEGRSAVTATSLRGLMTVADSLRADPRVREVRSLVSVQPNGSLLGYSVLYSDLAAARARYPDLLDAYLSSDRRLTLIDVILTDTTSLTSATDVVTRARQLAKEKLRGTKGMEIRVGGYSAAALDFQRDLLARFPLLVLLILGATGLMLAVAFRSVLVPIKAIIMNTLSVSATFGLIVLVFQYGIGSRLFGLDGPTSAIFVAVPVLVFAVVFGLSMDYEVFLLSRIKEAFDRSGRNTVATMEGLSATASVITSAALIMILVFGIFAFSRVLPMQLMGFGLAVAVLLDATVIRMVLVPAIMQAMGRWNWWPGVRAAPRRSAEYPRP, encoded by the coding sequence ATGGATCGATTCGCCCAGGCGCTAGTGCGCTGGCGTTGGGTGGTGTTAGGGGTGTGGGCCGTCATCGGCGCGGTGGCGGCGGTACGGGCACCCGCCACGCCCGGGCTGCTCAACATCCGTGGCGGCAGCGCGCGGGAAACCGAGGCCTCCCGGACCGAGGATCTGCTGAATTCGCGCTTCAGCCGGCCGATCGGCGAGTTCTACGCGGTCACGCTGGAGGGGCCGGCCTCGTTCGAGGCACCCGGGCCACGCCTCGCGCTCGACAGCCTGCTTGCCGCCCTCAGGCGCCAGCCCTACATCCGCGGCCTAGTTTCATACGTTTCCACCAACGACACCACGTTCCTGAGCCGCGACCGCCGCGCCACCTTCGTCATCGTGGCGCTCAAGGCGGCTCGGGGAGACAGTGCCGGAGCCCTGGTGACCCCGGTGCGCACGCTGGTGCAGGCCACCCTGGCCCGAACCCCCGAAGCGGCCGGGATCCGGGCGCGGGTCACCGGCCGGGCACCGCTGGACCTGGACGTGCGAACAGTGGTGACCCGCGACAGCGCCAAGGGCGAGGAACGGCTGCTGCCGCTGACACTGGTCATCCTGGTGCTGGCGTTCGGCGCGCTGGTGGCGGCCGCGCTGCCCCTGATCGTCGGGGTCATGGCCATCGCGATCTCCCTCGCCATCATCGGCGTCGTCGCGCGGTTCACCCCGATGTCGGTGTTCGTGCTCAACATGACCACCATGATCGGGCTGGGCGTCGGGATCGACTACTCGCTCCTGGTGGTCACCCGGTTCCGGGAGGAGCTGGCCCGCGGAACCCGCAGGCGGGAGGCCGCCGCACGCACCCTGGCGACGGCGGGCCGCGCGGTGATCACCTCGGGCCTCACCGTCGTGGTGGGCTTCGGCGCCTTGCTGCTCACGCCTCTCATCGAGACCCGGAGCGTCGGCATCGGCGGTCTCATCGTGGTGGCCGTGGCGGTGCTGCTCTCGATCACCCTGCTCCCCGCCCTGCTGGCCGTGCTGGGCCGGGAGATCGACCGGCCGCGCTGGCTGGCGCGGCGGCTCGCCTGGTACCACGCACCCCAGACGTGGGAGAAGTGGGCCCGCACGCTGGCCAGACACCCGGTACGGGCGCTGCTCTACGGCGGCGCCGTGATCGGCCTGCTCACCCTGCCGGTCTTCTGGATCAGGATCGGCCTTCCCTCGCGCCACTGGTGGCCCGTCGGCACCGAGGCCGGCGAGGGGCTGGACGCACTCTCCCGGATGGGGGTGGCGGGCTACATCCAGCCGATACGGGTGCTGGTGGAGCTTCCGGAGGGTCGGAGCGCCGTGACGGCGACCTCGCTCCGGGGATTGATGACGGTGGCCGACTCGCTGCGGGCGGACCCCAGAGTGCGGGAGGTGCGCAGCCTGGTGAGCGTCCAGCCTAACGGCTCGCTGCTGGGCTATTCGGTGCTCTACAGCGACCTCGCCGCCGCCCGCGCCAGGTATCCGGACCTGCTGGACGCCTACCTCAGCTCCGACCGGCGGCTCACATTGATCGACGTGATCCTGACCGACACCACCTCGCTGACCTCCGCCACCGACGTGGTGACCAGGGCCCGCCAACTGGCCAAGGAAAAGCTCCGCGGCACCAAAGGGATGGAGATCCGAGTGGGGGGCTACTCCGCCGCCGCGCTCGACTTCCAGCGCGACCTGCTGGCGCGGTTTCCCCTGCTGGTCCTGCTCATTTTGGGGGCCACCGGGCTCATGCTCGCCGTGGCCTTCCGGTCGGTGCTGGTGCCGATCAAGGCCATCATCATGAACACCCTGTCGGTGAGCGCGACGTTCGGGCTGATCGTGCTGGTGTTCCAGTACGGGATCGGATCGAGACTCTTCGGACTGGACGGGCCCACCTCGGCCATCTTCGTGGCCGTGCCGGTGCTGGTCTTCGCGGTGGTGTTCGGGCTCAGCATGGACTACGAGGTGTTCCTGCTGAGCCGAATCAAGGAGGCGTTCGACCGGAGCGGCCGCAACACCGTCGCCACCATGGAGGGCCTGAGCGCGACGGCCTCGGTCATCACCTCGGCGGCGCTCATCATGATCCTCGTGTTCGGGATCTTCGCCTTCTCGCGAGTGCTTCCGATGCAGCTCATGGGGTTCGGGCTGGCGGTGGCGGTGTTGCTGGACGCCACCGTCATCCGGATGGTGTTGGTTCCCGCGATCATGCAGGCGATGGGACGGTGGAACTGGTGGCCCGGGGTGCGCGCGGCGCCGCGCAGATCGGCCGAGTACCCGAGACCCTAA